DNA sequence from the Sceloporus undulatus isolate JIND9_A2432 ecotype Alabama chromosome 4, SceUnd_v1.1, whole genome shotgun sequence genome:
acagagaacatattcatcaaaactGCAAAGgtcaaagatgcaaatgtggagggccaactgtgctgGCATACTGGGAAACCCGATtgtgaggaaggggaggaggagagctgcTTGTTTTTCAGATGGTAAATgctgcttggagaagagaaagtcaaCAGGTCAGTGAGAAGTAGAACGATGGTTGGTTATCCTTCTTCATTGCTTAAGTGTTGGTGGACTCTCGTATCTGGAGTTTGTCAAGCTTTGTTGGAGCTTTGTCTTAAAAGATTTCTATTCCTAGTCGGGTCGAGACCTGCAGCAGTACCAGAGCCAAGCAAAGCAGTTGTTCCGGAAGCTCAATGAACAGTCTCCTACCAGATGTACCTTAGAAGCAGGAGCCATGACTTTTCAGTAAGTATAACATGGACTGCAATTCAGAAGTGGCTGAGAAGTGGGGTGGCTGTGGGACATTTGCTTTACAAGGAGAGTTGGTCAGTTTGAGGGATGGCCGGGGTGTATTTTATGTGTTCCACTCTATTAAAGGACTCTTATGCCTATATCAtcacaattttctttttctgtcattGAGCAAATGTTCTGTTTTTTCAGCTTAAATGCACAACGATTATTTCATTCAGCCCATTAAACCTTGACCGGTTAAGAATGCTTGCTGTCCATCTCGCAAATTTTGTAACACCTCACAACAACAGAGAGAATTTATGGGCATTTAGAATATCTCAATAAAAATAGAAAGCGATAACACTGCTGGAATTTTACACTGTGTTTACCTCTAAAATGCCTGTATGCATGTcccaagaaaatgtatttttggaaatatgtCCAGTTTATTTCTATATGCCCTTGGTCATATCCTATGTATTTCTcttcccccattttttctttctttttttccctttttcgtttttgtttcttttctttgtaatcaattttttaaaaatcctttttaaatgccTGTAAACATAGAATGGGAAGACAGTCCCGCCCCCATATTTTTTTTGCTGGGGTTCGATTGCCACTCCTGAAAAAATGGACCTGAAAAAATAAGTTTTACCATTCCTGGAGGTCTACAAGTGTGGTAATTTTCATTTGAacagcagatcaaaccagaagtGCTCATCTGGTCACTTTCAGATTAGCTTTATTATGTTTCATGGCACTTTTGCCACCTTGGGACACTGTCCAGTCTGGATGCCAAAATTGAACATCAACTCTGCCAAAGCTGACAGTGCTGCTATTAGCATCACTTAAGTCTGTTGTTAAGGAAAAGCTATAATATCAAAGTAAGAATTAAGTCAGAGTGTGGAATTCTGTAGCCTGGCAGTCCTTTCCTATCACCTTCCCTCCCCACACTCAAGCAGCAATAAGGCCTTTATAAAGATGCCATTGGCACCAATGGAGGTTTTCTGAAAGCCTAGTTGTTGTTCTTTTGCAGGGCAGAGGCAGCATACTGGGAAGGTTAGCATTTACTTCCTCAGCAGCAACCCTGCTTAAAAGCTGTGTATCTTGCCTTCAGATTTAAAGCCTAACTTTGCTACAACTGGGTCTTCATATGTCTGAGTGGGTGCATGTGTGACTATAAGTGCCTGATGGCTGGAGTTATTTGAGTGTTCCCGTGAAACAGAGTATAGAGTAACCCTGCACTGCTTGTATGTGGTCCCGGACAAGGTATCACTGAATCAATGTAGTCTTCTGGCAGTGAATCTCCCATGTCTAATATAAAGAGTAGTACAATATCTGATGTAAATACCATTATAAAGACAAAATAGTGTTCACAATACTATAAACAGTATAGATTAGTAGACTAGTTGTTGAAAAGAAATAAACTTCTCTTTGTCATCAAGGAAAACCTGGAAGAAGTGTATGTGGAATTGGAATTGTTCTTCTAAAGAAAGGAATTCATTTCCTGCCAGGCtaacatttggactactgtatcTTCTTTTGCAGTTATGTTATTGAGAAAGGAGTATGTTATCTGGTATTGTGTGAAGCTGCCTTCCCCAAAAAGCTAGCGTTTGCATATTTGGAGGACTGGCACTCAGAATTTGATGAACAGCATGGAAAGAAGGTGCCAACGGTGTCCAGGCCGTATTCTTTCATTGAGTTTGGTGAGGCTTTCCTCCTTGAAACTAACTAGTAAGGGTTTTCCTGGGGGGCCACTTGGTAGTCTTCATTATTACTTCTTTTTGGACCATCCCACCTCACCTTCTCAGTTTTTGATGCCTCATGagcaatgtattattattattattattattaacctttatttatgaagcgctgtaaatttacacagcgctgtacatacaatcttgtGCCTGATGTATTACCCTACCTGGCCACCAAGCATACTGAACTTTATGAAATTGTGTAATAAGGTACAACTCCCTCTTACCCACAGTTTCACTTACCTGCAGTCCATGGCTGCTGGCACAAGCCAGTGTTCTTCTTCAAGCAAGATggtagaggaaggaaggaagcagcagTAACAGCcagctcctccttccttctccctgcaTGTCCCTCTCCATCCTTGCCTATTGCAGGATGAGGAGTACAGGGGTGTGCCTCCTCGCTGCCATCACTCATTTTGCACAACAGCCACTGAGCAGCATCTGCTTCAGCCATACCTAGCTCACCACCACCTCCTGCGCATGCTTCTTAGCCAAGGAAGGAGATGGACAAGCCTTCCTCCATCAGGAGAGGTGTCGGGGCCCTGGTTGCATGTAGCTATGTGCATTTCTTAGTGGTGGGTGCTGCACTTTCATGCAGCAACAAAAGGGAGTACTGACCGAGTGGCcagccttccttctttctttccctgcctccATCTCTCTCAGTGGGATGTAGCTAGCTTGCCATGCACCCCTCTCTTTTATCACCAGTtgcaggacaaggaggaaaagggggagctGCACCCTCGCTGCCacaaccccctccccctttgTGCAGCAGCCAGCTGACCAACAGCATCTGCCTTGGCAATGCATGGCTTGCTGCTTCCTCCATCACCACTACTTCTGATTTGTGCTTCTTGGCTGAGTGAGGTGCGGGTAACCTGGCTGCGTGAAGCCATGTGCCACTTTTGGTGGCAGGCAACACACTCTTCCAAAGTATCCCCCAAAAGAGGCAGTGACTAAGTGGCTGATGATTctgacttccttccttttgttcttgcatgcaagagTGTGGTGTCCACCATCAAGAGAGGTACACAGCTTTGTGCAGTCAGCCCCACACACCTCTCTCAGCCAAGAAGCACAAACGAGGCACAGGAGGAGGCAGTTGCAAGCTTGGTGCAGTTGAGGCAGACGCTACTGGCAGGCTGGTGGCTGTGCAAACCAGGGGGAGATGGTGGCGGCACTGAAGGGAGCAGCCTGCCATCTTCCTCATCTTGCAGCCGGCAAGGATGAAATGGGGTGCAGCCAAATCTTGccaggagaaagggagagagaaaaaacaataataggatttatttatatgccacccaatcactgggaatccgggcggcttacaacagaggggatagtagacggttccctgccctcaggcttacaatctaaaaagacatgacacaaaaggagaagggaatggtgggggggaggggatcaggtccagcattcttctctccctctgaggccaggaccaaggcagatggactggagggagggctcgtcGTCTTCAGGTTGgccctgcctggtcaactccctcataggccggaagatgacagttatggagggaggagtctcttcttccaggctagccctgatggagctgggcctgcctggtcaacttcctcataggccggaagatgacagttacggagggaagagaaagaaaggcaggaaagaatgaaggaagaaCTGGGAGCTAGTGTTTCCTCCGTTGCTGTTCTGCTTGGTCTAGAGCATATTGTCTTTCCCAGCCCCATCTCTTCCATAAATCAGCTACATTGGTTGTAAAGCAAAATCACTACTATCCAGTTTCTTCTATCCACGCAAAATCCAGGGGTCATACTGTATTACATTTAATCCGGATTTCattttaaacaaggctattaACACACCTAGAATAATtggctttttcattttaaaatcttcaaaTGAATTCTTGCTACTTATTAACTGTTCTATATTTCATTGCATAGCCTAGTGCCTGAGTCATCAGATGAAAGGTCAGAATTTGTGATAATGCAAATCATCACTGACAAGtaagccaggaaaaaaaatgtagacCCTTGATAACATAAATTCAACTTGAGCAATGCTGTGTTATCaattttaagttttattttctATACCCTCTGTGAATTATTTTCTTGGGCGATGGCAGCAGTAAGAATGTGGACTCCTAGACCTTCCTCTCTGcagaaaaatgtcattttaagTGTTCTTTGTTATAACTAGGAAATTACTTTCCACTGTGTGTTTTGATCCTTTCCAGCAGATGATACAGATGTAATCAGATGTGTGGTATTTAAATGCTTACCACCAATGCAGCTGCTTAACCATGATGTGGAAATTGTGGACTAGTTTTCAATTGTTCTTTCATTTTCTCCTGAAGCATATTGTCTTTCCCACTCCCATCTCTTCCATAGCTCCACAAACTACTGGAaccttaattcccccccccccttttttttggctaTATCAACTACATTGGCTGTAAAGCAAAATCACTAACATCTGAGTTGAAGCTTATTCTACCATTTCTCTTAACAGCTTAGTTTGCTTAGTTGGCCATTGAGCTGCAAAGGACAATATGACTGGCAGAGAACCAAACATGACTTGATGAATGGAACAGAACAGATGTATAAGTTACTTTAACTTTGAGACTTTGAGGATTATTGACAAGCAATTACCTCTTTTTTCCAGATACTTACATCCAGAAAACCAAGAAGCTTTATATTGATAGTCGTGCAAGAAGAAACCTTGGCTCCATCAACACAGAGTTGCAGGATGTACAGAGAATCATGGTAGCAAACATTGAAGAAGTTTTACAACGAGGCGAGGCACTTTCAGGTACAGAGAGCTGCTGGGAACACAAACAATTGCTCCAATTTTTGAGTAATTAGACAGTTGATTGTAAGCTATGCAGGTTACCTTTTTAcccagaagaaaggaggaaagtgtcTTAGACTGTTCTTCCTAATACTACACAGCCTTCTTGTAATGAAAACTACCTCTTCCTTTGCACTTTTCCACACAGTGAAGTCATCTTCAAGTGTCTTACCACTGAAAGTGTAGTAGGGAACAATTGGGGGGGGGTGGAATCAGTTATGGTTACTCAATTGTACAATGTCCACCTACTCTGGTATCATTTTTGACACTATGTGAAGATGTTTTTTCCTCCAGTCGTTTTAAATGGAATGTAAACAgcttatttactgtatatattcatgtataagtctagaaattttagtctaagaATTGACCCCAAACcccctgggttgacttatccacgggtactttaacttttatttaaaaaggaaccatcccctggtaaaaagcaagagtgtaatcttgTCCTGGtgcccctctactctctcatccatccaggtttagtgtgagcacaaacagttacacctgctggaattttaagttctttggcattgtttcctttttcttcatattttagattttttgttACATGCATCAACttatatcaaaatccttaattccTTATCcttaattttggtccccaaacctgcctttgagGTTGacatatagtcaagtatacatGACTTATAGCTGAGCAtacacagtatttatttatttatttaatactattttctattacatttcattttttgtaaTAAATTCCAAAGCAATTTACAATAAAagtcaacaaaataaaatgaaataaattagtaAAATACCAGAACAACGTTTaaacaacaaacattttaatGATAGTAACTAGGGAGTGCTGGCGATGTTAGTGAACAAGAAAATGTTCACAATTCTTCAGTCTATGTTCAGCTGATGGTACAAATATTACTTTCTGCCACTCAATCATCctcaaaggagaaaaaagaacagGATCTGTACACAGAAGGGCAGCCACTATCTATAGCTATCCTCACAAATTATGCATTGACCCATTGTTGCAGGTGACGTACCGAGTAGTCATGACAGTGAGTAACAGCTAGCAGCAAAGAAAGACATGTGCACAAGCTctattgccacaacaaactacagttcccagaattccatagcatttggtCATGGCCATT
Encoded proteins:
- the LOC121927593 gene encoding vesicle-trafficking protein SEC22b — its product is MVLLTMIARVADGLPLAASMQEDEQSGRDLQQYQSQAKQLFRKLNEQSPTRCTLEAGAMTFHYVIEKGVCYLVLCEAAFPKKLAFAYLEDWHSEFDEQHGKKVPTVSRPYSFIEFDTYIQKTKKLYIDSRARRNLGSINTELQDVQRIMVANIEEVLQRGEALSALDSKANNLSSLSKKYRQDAKYLNMRSTYAKLAAIAVFFIMLIVYVRFWWL